A genomic segment from Desulfosoma caldarium encodes:
- the moaC gene encoding cyclic pyranopterin monophosphate synthase MoaC codes for MTENAKHWTHLDSEGQAKMVDVSDKAPTWREARARGQVRMAKETLERILEGTVAKGNVFNTARLAGIMAAKKTWDLIPLCHPLPLASVEVFLQPEPELPGVRIEARTKTFDRTGVEMEAMVAVTHAALTIYDMCKALDRSMVLENIRLTHKSGGRSGTFEAEEAPNLS; via the coding sequence ATGACAGAAAACGCCAAACACTGGACTCATTTGGATAGCGAAGGACAGGCCAAGATGGTGGATGTGAGCGATAAGGCTCCAACCTGGCGGGAAGCTCGTGCGCGAGGCCAGGTGCGCATGGCCAAGGAAACCCTCGAGCGCATTCTGGAAGGCACGGTGGCCAAGGGCAACGTGTTCAACACGGCACGCTTGGCAGGCATCATGGCTGCTAAGAAAACCTGGGATTTGATTCCCCTATGCCACCCTTTGCCTTTGGCGTCCGTGGAAGTCTTCTTGCAGCCCGAGCCCGAACTTCCCGGTGTGCGCATAGAAGCTCGAACAAAAACCTTTGATCGAACGGGCGTGGAAATGGAAGCTATGGTGGCCGTCACTCATGCCGCCTTAACCATTTACGACATGTGCAAGGCGTTGGATCGCTCCATGGTCCTGGAAAACATACGGCTCACCCACAAATCAGGAGGTCGAAGCGGTACGTTTGAAGCCGAAGAAGCGCCGAATTTGTCCTGA
- the dksA gene encoding RNA polymerase-binding protein DksA encodes MDQETLAYFKEILEQRLRELIEEAEKTVTGMTDEGETFPDPTDRASLESDRNFMLRIRDRERKLITKIREALQRIEDGSFGICEACGDDIGIERLKARPVTTLCIDCKRRQEALEKIREA; translated from the coding sequence ATGGACCAAGAGACACTGGCTTACTTCAAAGAAATCCTCGAACAGCGACTGCGCGAGCTTATCGAGGAAGCGGAAAAGACGGTGACGGGCATGACCGATGAAGGAGAGACCTTTCCAGACCCCACCGACAGGGCCTCTCTGGAATCAGACCGCAACTTCATGCTGCGCATTCGCGATCGAGAACGCAAGCTCATCACGAAAATTCGCGAAGCCCTTCAGCGGATCGAAGATGGTTCCTTTGGCATCTGCGAGGCCTGCGGCGACGATATCGGCATCGAACGCCTCAAGGCTCGCCCCGTGACAACCTTGTGCATTGATTGCAAGCGTCGCCAAGAGGCTTTGGAAAAGATTCGAGAAGCCTAA
- a CDS encoding biotin--[acetyl-CoA-carboxylase] ligase codes for MTGRSSTCLAILAELKRRCHETVSGNELAAALGISRTAVWKHIRTLQSRGYQIESQRKRGYRLKAWSHSLRPEEVIPLLRTRCFGRTYEYHETIESTNDRAMDLARTGAPHGTVVVAEEQTAGRGRLRRPWVSLRGLGLYLSVILRPELPPRYGHETTLTASLALARSLRDLYGLPARIKWPNDILISGKKVAGILTEMHSDPDRIQFVVVGVGVNVLHSSMDLPSDTLYPATSLALERERLGAQPSGEEPWAWSRPHVLAGFLNTWEELDEIYMAQGLQALREDLIAVSAVIGKVVRVQVSERILEGVARDLTDRGALVLDMEGGRRETVWVGDILHLREVQQDAPEPSSS; via the coding sequence ATGACAGGCCGCTCGAGCACATGTCTTGCCATACTGGCGGAACTCAAACGGCGCTGCCATGAAACCGTTTCCGGCAACGAATTGGCCGCTGCTTTGGGCATCTCGCGCACGGCGGTGTGGAAACACATTCGCACCCTTCAATCTCGAGGCTACCAGATCGAAAGCCAGCGCAAGAGAGGCTATCGGTTGAAGGCGTGGAGCCATTCCTTGAGGCCGGAAGAAGTGATCCCTTTGTTGCGCACGCGATGTTTTGGTCGCACTTACGAGTACCACGAAACCATCGAATCCACGAACGATCGCGCCATGGATTTGGCTCGAACGGGCGCGCCGCATGGAACGGTGGTGGTGGCTGAAGAGCAGACGGCAGGTCGAGGTCGACTTCGACGGCCTTGGGTTTCGCTTAGAGGATTGGGGCTCTACCTTTCCGTGATTTTGCGGCCCGAACTGCCGCCGCGCTATGGACACGAAACAACCCTTACGGCCTCTCTGGCTTTGGCTCGTTCTCTTAGGGATCTCTATGGCCTGCCCGCTCGCATCAAATGGCCTAACGATATTTTGATCTCGGGAAAGAAAGTGGCCGGCATTCTTACGGAAATGCACTCGGACCCGGACCGTATACAATTCGTGGTGGTGGGTGTGGGCGTCAATGTTCTTCATAGCTCCATGGATCTGCCGTCCGACACCCTCTATCCCGCCACGTCTCTGGCTCTTGAGCGCGAAAGACTCGGCGCCCAGCCGAGCGGTGAGGAACCGTGGGCGTGGAGCCGCCCCCATGTCCTGGCGGGGTTTCTCAACACCTGGGAAGAACTGGACGAAATCTACATGGCTCAGGGCCTCCAAGCGCTTCGGGAGGACCTCATTGCGGTGTCGGCCGTCATAGGCAAAGTGGTTCGTGTGCAGGTTTCGGAAAGGATTCTGGAAGGCGTCGCACGGGATTTGACAGACCGTGGTGCCCTGGTCTTGGACATGGAGGGTGGGCGGCGCGAGACCGTGTGGGTTGGCGACATCCTGCACCTGCGGGAGGTTCAGCAAGATGCGCCTGAACCGTCATCATCTTAG
- the cobS gene encoding adenosylcobinamide-GDP ribazoletransferase, with protein sequence MWRSFVFALGFLTRLRLPGQGAVLCGDDKVAKSLTAFPVVGLMVGILQAAAGWSLAICFSPELTAWWVVGLGVWITRGLHLDGLADVADGMGGAYEPQRRLAIMKDSRVGSFGVIALILGLGLKVSAVSGLLSAQRWSALLVVPALSRYAMVLSMHKVAYARPEGGLGKAFVDRLGRHELFWASVWAVLLALALFQHWAWLMLAVAMVSATALRYAAKRWLGGMTGDMLGAVNEVTEILLYHAALVITQGVGS encoded by the coding sequence ATGTGGAGGTCCTTCGTTTTCGCGTTGGGATTTCTCACGCGGCTTCGCCTTCCGGGGCAAGGTGCCGTGCTCTGTGGCGACGATAAAGTGGCGAAGTCCCTCACGGCGTTTCCCGTCGTGGGGCTCATGGTCGGCATTCTGCAGGCTGCAGCGGGCTGGAGCCTTGCGATTTGTTTTTCACCCGAATTGACCGCCTGGTGGGTGGTTGGGCTTGGAGTATGGATTACCCGCGGCTTGCACTTGGATGGTCTGGCGGATGTGGCCGATGGCATGGGGGGCGCTTATGAACCCCAGCGACGGCTGGCCATCATGAAAGACAGTCGCGTGGGATCCTTTGGTGTGATCGCCTTGATTCTGGGCCTGGGCCTCAAGGTGTCTGCCGTCTCCGGCTTGCTATCCGCGCAGCGTTGGTCAGCGCTTCTTGTAGTGCCAGCCCTGAGCCGCTATGCCATGGTACTGTCCATGCACAAAGTGGCGTATGCCCGCCCCGAAGGTGGCTTGGGCAAAGCCTTTGTGGATCGGTTGGGGCGTCATGAACTGTTCTGGGCCTCGGTCTGGGCTGTTCTTTTGGCGCTGGCCCTGTTTCAGCACTGGGCCTGGCTCATGCTGGCGGTCGCCATGGTTTCGGCGACAGCGCTTCGATATGCGGCGAAGCGATGGCTTGGAGGCATGACGGGGGATATGTTGGGCGCGGTGAACGAAGTGACCGAAATCCTTCTTTACCATGCGGCTCTGGTGATCACCCAAGGAGTGGGCTCATGA
- the cobU gene encoding bifunctional adenosylcobinamide kinase/adenosylcobinamide-phosphate guanylyltransferase encodes MSRLETPHLILGGARSGKSTYAEALVMSMPPPHRYVATAQILDDEMARRVREHQKRRGATWRTIECPIHLADLLRQLDSEPAPILVDCLTLWYSNLVLSLEEGAIRAQVASVCDVLHSARSPLLLVSNEVGCGIVPDNALARFYRDLAGWANQRIAQACRAVTYVIAGIPVPLKPR; translated from the coding sequence ATGAGCCGGCTTGAGACGCCGCACCTGATTCTGGGAGGGGCGAGAAGCGGCAAGAGCACCTATGCCGAAGCCCTTGTGATGTCTATGCCCCCGCCCCACCGCTATGTAGCTACGGCACAGATCCTTGACGACGAAATGGCCCGGCGTGTGCGGGAGCACCAAAAGCGGCGCGGAGCCACATGGCGAACCATCGAGTGCCCCATTCATTTAGCGGACCTTTTGCGGCAATTGGATTCGGAACCTGCCCCGATTCTGGTGGACTGTCTTACCCTGTGGTATTCTAATCTTGTCTTGTCCTTGGAAGAGGGAGCCATCAGAGCCCAGGTAGCCTCTGTATGCGACGTGCTGCACTCGGCACGATCCCCGCTACTTCTGGTCTCCAATGAGGTGGGGTGCGGTATTGTGCCGGACAACGCCTTGGCGCGATTCTACCGGGATTTGGCCGGTTGGGCCAATCAGAGAATTGCCCAAGCCTGTCGAGCAGTCACCTACGTCATTGCCGGTATTCCGGTGCCTTTGAAGCCGCGATAA
- a CDS encoding ParB/RepB/Spo0J family partition protein: MAEKRKGLGRGLQDLLPSTDWLKREEVQVFYCPVERLRPNPYQPRQKVEDEAFRELVDSVRENGILQPILVSRGPEQETYTIVAGERRWQAARAAGLREVPVVVREATPREALELALVENLQRQDLNCIEQAAAYRRLHDEFGLTQAHIAQRVGKDRSTVANIMRLTQLPLVIQEDLLDGRLTMGHARALLALPDDESRLTMRDAILRGQLSVRQTEKRINFFLQGKKRSEGAPPRSRWQEMEKRLRQHLNLPVTVRRQGESGTVTIAYRDAQQLQTLLRHLGVQDAGDADDAGS, translated from the coding sequence GTGGCTGAAAAGAGAAAAGGATTGGGTCGAGGACTTCAAGACCTGCTTCCGTCCACCGACTGGCTCAAAAGGGAAGAGGTGCAGGTGTTTTACTGCCCTGTGGAGCGACTGAGGCCGAATCCCTATCAGCCGCGACAAAAGGTGGAAGACGAAGCCTTTCGAGAGCTGGTCGATTCCGTTCGAGAAAACGGTATTCTTCAGCCCATTCTGGTTTCTCGTGGCCCGGAACAGGAAACCTACACCATCGTTGCGGGAGAAAGGCGTTGGCAGGCGGCTCGAGCGGCGGGGTTGCGCGAAGTGCCGGTGGTGGTGCGGGAGGCCACGCCACGGGAAGCTTTGGAATTGGCTCTGGTGGAAAACCTGCAGCGCCAGGATCTCAACTGCATCGAACAGGCGGCCGCCTATCGGCGCCTACACGACGAATTCGGGCTCACTCAGGCCCATATCGCTCAACGCGTGGGTAAGGACCGATCCACCGTCGCCAACATCATGCGCTTGACTCAACTGCCGTTGGTCATCCAAGAGGATCTTTTGGACGGACGCTTGACCATGGGCCATGCTCGAGCCCTTTTGGCCTTGCCCGACGATGAATCTCGTCTAACCATGCGCGATGCCATTTTGCGCGGCCAGCTTTCCGTGCGCCAGACCGAAAAGCGGATCAACTTTTTTCTTCAGGGGAAAAAGCGCAGCGAGGGCGCTCCCCCTCGATCACGCTGGCAGGAGATGGAAAAGCGCCTGCGCCAGCATTTGAATCTACCCGTCACGGTGCGAAGGCAAGGAGAATCCGGAACAGTGACCATTGCCTACCGCGATGCTCAACAACTTCAAACGCTGCTGCGTCACTTGGGTGTGCAGGACGCAGGTGATGCGGACGATGCAGGTTCATGA
- a CDS encoding ParA family protein, giving the protein MTCVMAIANQKGGVGKTTTAINLGAALAAKGERVLLVDCDAQGNASSGLGVRVVDAEATLYGFLCHDVPPPLHRPVDSLPLWLLPSNPTLAAAEWELAAQSGAETVLAHKMDGLWQDFDAIILDCPPSLGLLTVNSLCAAQSVLIPLQCEYFAMEGLTLLLETIRKIKMRWNPHLRIRGIVLTMFDRRNNLCHQVAMEVRQHLGGRVFKTMIPRNVRLSECPSHGLPITVYDRNSAGARAYMALADELLETERCGG; this is encoded by the coding sequence ATGACGTGCGTCATGGCCATTGCCAACCAGAAAGGGGGCGTGGGCAAGACCACCACGGCCATCAATCTAGGGGCCGCTTTGGCAGCCAAGGGTGAGCGGGTGCTTCTCGTCGACTGTGATGCCCAAGGCAACGCTTCCAGCGGCCTTGGCGTTCGCGTTGTCGACGCCGAGGCCACTTTATACGGTTTTCTTTGCCACGATGTGCCGCCTCCCTTACATCGACCCGTGGACAGCCTTCCTTTGTGGCTTCTTCCCTCAAATCCCACGCTGGCGGCCGCCGAGTGGGAATTGGCTGCGCAAAGCGGAGCTGAGACGGTCCTGGCGCACAAGATGGATGGCCTTTGGCAGGATTTCGATGCCATCATTCTGGACTGCCCCCCCTCCTTGGGGCTTCTGACGGTCAACAGCTTGTGTGCCGCGCAAAGCGTCCTGATTCCCCTGCAGTGCGAATATTTTGCCATGGAAGGGCTGACCCTCTTGCTGGAAACCATACGCAAGATCAAGATGCGATGGAACCCTCATTTGCGCATTCGAGGCATCGTGCTAACCATGTTTGATCGGCGCAACAACCTGTGCCACCAGGTGGCCATGGAGGTGCGCCAACACTTGGGCGGGCGAGTGTTCAAGACCATGATTCCGCGAAATGTGCGCTTGAGCGAGTGTCCCAGTCACGGGCTGCCCATTACCGTGTATGACAGAAATTCCGCGGGAGCTCGAGCCTACATGGCCTTGGCCGATGAGTTGCTGGAAACGGAGCGCTGTGGTGGCTGA
- a CDS encoding DUF6504 family protein: MQLERIAVTTRDHYAGAQEPAEFLWRGRYYRVVAVEDRWYEGFVASHRVPMRYYRVRVDTGEQFLVRYHELFDSWSLVVGPQEESAP; the protein is encoded by the coding sequence ATGCAGTTGGAGCGCATTGCGGTGACCACGCGTGATCATTATGCCGGGGCCCAAGAGCCTGCAGAGTTCCTATGGCGAGGGCGGTATTATCGAGTGGTTGCCGTCGAAGATCGCTGGTATGAAGGCTTTGTTGCCTCGCATCGAGTGCCCATGCGCTATTATCGCGTGCGGGTGGACACGGGGGAACAGTTCTTGGTGCGCTACCACGAACTTTTTGACAGCTGGAGCCTTGTGGTTGGGCCGCAGGAGGAATCGGCTCCATGA
- a CDS encoding cysteine hydrolase family protein produces MARKALLVIDMLNDFLDPRGALYCGETARAIIPTVGQLMEDFAKNGDMVVMVQDAHAQDDPEFKMFAPHAVRGTWGGAVIPELPQISGAIKIEKTRYSAFFGTDLDRILKEYAPEEVWVVGVCTSICVMDTVGDLRNRDYAVVVPSQAVADFDPEFHAFALKRMERVYGAVVR; encoded by the coding sequence ATGGCACGCAAAGCCCTTTTGGTTATCGACATGCTGAACGATTTCCTGGATCCTCGAGGCGCCCTGTACTGTGGCGAGACGGCCAGAGCCATTATTCCCACCGTGGGACAACTCATGGAGGACTTTGCCAAAAACGGAGACATGGTCGTCATGGTTCAAGATGCCCATGCCCAGGACGATCCCGAGTTCAAAATGTTTGCACCCCATGCCGTGCGCGGCACCTGGGGCGGGGCTGTGATTCCCGAGTTGCCCCAGATTAGTGGGGCCATCAAGATCGAAAAGACACGTTACAGCGCCTTTTTCGGCACGGATCTGGACCGTATCCTCAAGGAATATGCTCCCGAGGAAGTGTGGGTGGTGGGCGTGTGCACATCCATCTGCGTCATGGACACCGTAGGGGATCTGCGCAATCGAGATTATGCGGTGGTGGTGCCGTCCCAGGCCGTCGCCGACTTCGACCCTGAATTTCATGCTTTTGCGCTGAAACGCATGGAGCGCGTCTACGGTGCCGTCGTTCGCTGA
- a CDS encoding nicotinate phosphoribosyltransferase, with protein MALWHGYRPELLTDFYQFTMAASYWKEGMRGRAAFSLFIRDLPPHRAYFVSAGLQSLLAFLDDFHFDASSIQYLRSLGRFPEGFLKYLESVRFTGTVRAIPEGRIFFPNEPILEVTAPIVEGQLLETLIINTLHLEILVATKASRCVHAARGRPLIDFSPRRTHGVDAALKTARSSFLTGFIGTSNVLAGQMYGIPVFGTMAHSYITSFLREMDAFRAYAAAFPDNTVLLLDTYDTLSAAEKAVVIARELQAQGKKLRGVRLDSGDLTRLSSQVRELFCRHGFSDLAIMASGNLDEYRVEELLQSGAHIDLFGIGTRLGVSADAPYLDMAYKLVEYDGRPVLKLSPGKKTWVGEKQVFRSYDPSGLMEYDILGLKQEKHPGAEPLLEPVVVQGRRTAAEESLAEIRARFRADWERLPEEYKKLRPEKIYPVRPSDPLLALQDRVRHSRVAEEIGS; from the coding sequence ATGGCGCTGTGGCACGGTTATCGACCAGAACTGCTCACCGATTTTTACCAATTCACCATGGCGGCAAGCTATTGGAAAGAAGGCATGCGGGGACGAGCCGCCTTTAGCCTCTTTATTCGAGACCTACCGCCTCATCGAGCCTATTTCGTCAGCGCGGGATTGCAGAGTCTTCTCGCTTTCCTGGACGATTTTCATTTCGACGCGAGCTCCATTCAGTATCTGCGCTCATTAGGACGGTTTCCCGAAGGGTTTCTAAAATACCTGGAAAGTGTACGTTTCACGGGAACCGTGCGGGCCATTCCCGAAGGGCGCATCTTTTTTCCCAACGAACCCATTCTCGAAGTCACGGCACCCATTGTGGAAGGACAGCTGCTCGAAACGCTCATCATCAACACTCTTCATCTGGAAATCCTTGTGGCCACCAAAGCCTCTCGGTGCGTGCACGCCGCCCGTGGCCGCCCTCTCATCGACTTCTCTCCGAGACGCACGCACGGCGTCGACGCCGCCTTAAAGACGGCGCGATCCAGCTTCCTCACAGGATTCATCGGCACCAGCAATGTCCTTGCGGGGCAGATGTACGGCATTCCCGTGTTCGGCACCATGGCCCACTCTTACATCACCAGTTTTCTTCGTGAAATGGATGCATTTCGAGCCTATGCCGCGGCATTTCCGGACAACACCGTCTTGCTGCTGGACACTTACGACACCTTGAGCGCCGCGGAGAAGGCCGTGGTCATAGCACGAGAGCTTCAGGCGCAGGGTAAGAAACTGAGAGGTGTGCGGCTGGACAGTGGCGACCTGACACGATTGAGCTCTCAGGTGCGTGAACTCTTTTGCCGACACGGCTTTTCGGACCTGGCCATCATGGCCAGCGGTAATCTGGATGAATATCGCGTGGAAGAGTTGCTCCAGTCGGGCGCCCACATCGATCTTTTCGGCATCGGCACGCGGCTGGGGGTTTCCGCCGACGCACCCTATCTGGACATGGCCTACAAGCTGGTGGAATATGACGGCCGGCCGGTACTAAAGCTAAGCCCAGGAAAGAAGACGTGGGTCGGTGAAAAGCAGGTTTTTCGATCCTACGATCCCTCAGGGCTCATGGAATACGACATCCTTGGGCTCAAGCAAGAAAAACACCCGGGAGCTGAACCGCTTCTTGAGCCCGTGGTGGTGCAGGGACGGCGCACGGCTGCCGAAGAATCCCTTGCCGAAATCCGCGCCCGCTTTCGAGCCGATTGGGAACGGCTGCCCGAGGAGTACAAAAAGCTCAGGCCGGAAAAAATTTATCCGGTGCGCCCCAGCGATCCACTTCTAGCCCTGCAGGATCGCGTCCGGCACAGTCGCGTGGCGGAAGAGATTGGATCATGA
- the rsmG gene encoding 16S rRNA (guanine(527)-N(7))-methyltransferase RsmG: protein MMQAHHGPCRELLAGLAASCGLKLSADQVAMCCRHLELVELWNRRINLTRITGVDAVVQHVLDSLIPRPWLPQRGVALDVGSGAGFPGIPLAVTCPDLHVVLLDADRKKVSFLKFCAADIHLKNVRVLEGRLEEVFQKPVFHGGIHAGGAWKALEVPSFFDLITVRAVRVNEALLRRLGALLKPDGVVAYWCGFVPPVTVPQHLELRFCPTSFFRGARRARSVTNEAMAALKAESTDGAELEGVLKRLEDREYTLPGLDEPRRLLCWRRRRS, encoded by the coding sequence ATGATGCAAGCACACCATGGCCCGTGTCGTGAGCTGTTGGCCGGCCTTGCCGCTTCCTGCGGTCTGAAGTTGTCGGCGGACCAGGTGGCCATGTGTTGCCGCCACCTGGAACTGGTGGAGCTCTGGAACCGGCGGATCAATTTGACCCGCATCACGGGCGTGGATGCCGTGGTGCAGCACGTGCTGGACAGCCTCATACCCCGGCCCTGGCTGCCTCAGCGGGGCGTGGCCCTGGATGTGGGGAGTGGCGCAGGCTTTCCTGGCATACCTCTGGCGGTGACGTGCCCGGATCTTCATGTGGTCCTGTTGGATGCTGACCGCAAGAAAGTGAGTTTTCTCAAGTTTTGCGCCGCCGACATACACTTGAAAAACGTGAGGGTCCTGGAGGGGCGACTGGAAGAGGTGTTTCAAAAGCCGGTCTTCCACGGCGGCATTCACGCCGGTGGTGCATGGAAAGCGCTTGAAGTGCCAAGCTTTTTTGACCTCATCACCGTTCGGGCCGTGCGGGTAAATGAAGCCTTGCTCCGCCGGCTGGGGGCGCTGCTGAAGCCAGACGGCGTGGTAGCCTACTGGTGCGGGTTTGTACCTCCGGTCACGGTGCCGCAACATCTGGAATTGAGGTTCTGCCCCACATCCTTTTTCCGTGGTGCGCGGCGAGCTCGGTCAGTGACCAACGAGGCTATGGCCGCACTGAAAGCCGAGAGCACGGATGGGGCGGAACTCGAGGGGGTTCTGAAGCGCCTCGAGGACCGCGAGTACACGCTTCCGGGCTTGGACGAACCTAGGCGGCTACTTTGCTGGAGGCGTCGACGGTCATGA
- the mnmE gene encoding tRNA uridine-5-carboxymethylaminomethyl(34) synthesis GTPase MnmE, giving the protein MDIACRSETICAIATPIGIGGIGIIKISGPDALTLLQKIFRPAHASFVLPPSHKLIYGWIVDPETQSPIDEVLASYMAGPRSYTGEDVVEINCHSGYVVLQRILELVLSHGARLARPGEFTLRAFLHGRLDLSQAEAVIDVIHARSEKALEAAGKQLRRGFGQQVSRWRNELLELEARLEASLDFSEDMELEGASELEAVAEQLERDILPALRRLAESYEEARVLREGLSLVLVGKPNVGKSSLLNALVGQERAIVTPVAGTTRDVIEDGFLVAGLWVRVLDTAGIREKPDMIESLGIERTLRCVDEADLVLWIVDQSRYLDADDDRIQEKTRHKKRLVILNKRDCPMETSVDDLKARYGLENAIIHLCAHDPGDIERLKRFLERDVLQEVVLGAESTFAVNVRQKECLERAVLALDRAVEVARAQGFPELVAEEVRAARSAVEEILGLHVDDAVLERIFSRFCIGK; this is encoded by the coding sequence ATGGACATTGCCTGCCGATCCGAGACAATCTGCGCCATTGCGACTCCCATCGGCATCGGGGGCATCGGGATCATCAAGATCAGTGGCCCCGATGCCCTCACCCTTCTGCAGAAAATCTTTCGGCCCGCCCACGCCTCCTTTGTTTTGCCCCCATCCCACAAACTGATCTACGGCTGGATCGTCGACCCAGAAACCCAAAGTCCCATCGATGAAGTCCTGGCCAGTTACATGGCCGGACCGAGATCCTACACCGGCGAAGATGTGGTGGAAATCAACTGCCACAGCGGCTACGTCGTCCTGCAGCGCATTCTCGAGCTGGTGCTGAGCCATGGGGCCCGACTGGCTCGCCCTGGAGAATTCACGCTCAGAGCCTTTTTGCATGGCCGCTTGGATCTGTCTCAGGCCGAAGCCGTGATTGACGTGATTCACGCTCGATCGGAAAAGGCTCTGGAAGCCGCCGGAAAACAGTTGCGCAGGGGTTTTGGGCAGCAGGTCTCGCGGTGGCGTAATGAACTCCTGGAGCTTGAGGCACGGCTGGAGGCGTCGTTGGATTTTTCCGAAGATATGGAGCTCGAGGGCGCCTCTGAGCTGGAGGCTGTGGCCGAACAACTGGAAAGAGACATCCTTCCGGCTCTGCGCCGTCTTGCGGAGAGCTATGAAGAAGCCCGCGTGCTTCGCGAAGGCCTTTCCTTGGTTCTTGTGGGAAAGCCCAACGTGGGCAAATCATCCCTTCTCAACGCCTTGGTGGGGCAGGAACGGGCCATTGTCACACCCGTTGCGGGCACGACGCGAGACGTCATCGAAGACGGTTTCCTTGTCGCAGGATTGTGGGTACGCGTGCTGGATACGGCAGGAATTCGGGAAAAACCTGACATGATCGAATCCCTAGGGATTGAACGGACACTGCGCTGCGTTGACGAAGCCGATTTGGTGCTGTGGATTGTAGATCAAAGCCGATATTTGGATGCGGATGATGATCGCATTCAGGAAAAAACGCGTCATAAAAAGCGACTGGTGATCCTCAACAAGAGGGATTGTCCCATGGAAACCAGTGTGGACGACCTGAAGGCACGCTACGGCCTGGAGAATGCCATTATCCATCTGTGTGCGCACGACCCAGGCGACATCGAGCGTTTGAAACGGTTTTTGGAACGTGACGTGCTTCAAGAAGTTGTCTTGGGAGCGGAATCCACCTTTGCCGTCAATGTAAGACAAAAAGAGTGCCTGGAGCGCGCCGTGTTGGCTCTAGACCGAGCCGTTGAGGTGGCTCGCGCGCAGGGGTTCCCCGAGTTGGTAGCCGAAGAGGTGCGAGCGGCTCGAAGCGCCGTGGAAGAGATCCTGGGCCTCCATGTGGACGATGCAGTGCTCGAGCGCATCTTTTCTCGATTTTGTATCGGCAAGTGA
- the jag gene encoding RNA-binding cell elongation regulator Jag/EloR: MPAQEFEGKTLDDAIHLACEAFQLPQEKLDIEILSKGSSGIFGIVGARKARIRVTPKETPLGMACERAKQVLTEILKYVDVPTVVESEVREESVYLNIVSNGSGLLIGKRGKTLNALQYVVSKIVSREVGDNVPVIVDTENYRSKRESNLTEMALQLSERVKKSRRPATTGPMNAQDRRIIHMALKEDRGVRTKSKGEGNLRRVVIYPAKKTKNIPDSMTEAKSNAQ, from the coding sequence ATGCCAGCGCAGGAGTTTGAAGGGAAAACCCTTGACGATGCCATTCATTTGGCCTGTGAGGCGTTCCAATTGCCTCAGGAAAAGCTGGACATTGAAATCCTGTCCAAAGGCTCTTCGGGCATTTTTGGCATTGTCGGGGCCCGCAAGGCGCGCATTCGCGTCACCCCCAAGGAAACGCCTCTCGGCATGGCGTGCGAACGGGCCAAGCAGGTGCTCACGGAAATCCTCAAATATGTGGACGTTCCCACCGTTGTGGAAAGTGAAGTGCGGGAAGAGAGTGTTTATTTAAACATCGTGAGCAACGGCTCGGGGCTGCTCATCGGCAAGCGGGGCAAGACCCTCAATGCATTGCAGTACGTGGTGAGCAAGATTGTCAGTCGAGAGGTGGGCGACAATGTGCCTGTGATCGTGGACACGGAAAATTACCGCTCAAAACGTGAAAGCAACCTCACCGAAATGGCCCTTCAATTGAGTGAGCGGGTCAAGAAATCTCGACGTCCTGCAACCACAGGTCCCATGAACGCTCAAGACCGACGGATCATTCACATGGCTTTGAAAGAAGACCGGGGCGTTCGCACTAAGAGCAAGGGCGAAGGCAACCTACGTCGGGTGGTTATCTACCCGGCCAAGAAAACTAAAAACATTCCAGACTCCATGACCGAAGCGAAATCCAACGCACAGTGA